One genomic segment of Mustelus asterias unplaced genomic scaffold, sMusAst1.hap1.1 HAP1_SCAFFOLD_241, whole genome shotgun sequence includes these proteins:
- the LOC144485862 gene encoding uncharacterized protein LOC144485862: protein MEKPWKCADCGKRYRVPSLLEAHRRSHTGERPFTCSQCGKGFTRESNLQRHQRVHSGKRPFTCSQCEKGFTDISTLRKHQRVHTGERPFTCSQCGKGFSQSSHLQRHQQVHTGERPFTCSQCGKGFTDLFTLRRHQRVHTGERLFPRLFTCSQCEKGFSQLSNLRIHQRVHTGERPFTCSQCGKGFSRLSTLWIHQRVHTGERPFTCSQCEKGFSQLSNLQTHQRVHTGERPFTCSQCGKGFRVSSQLLKHQRVHE from the coding sequence atggagaaaccatggaaatgtgcggactgtgggaagagatacagagtcccatctctgctggaagctcatcggcgcagccacactggggagagaccattcacctgctctcagtgtgggaagggattcactcgggaatccaacctgcagagacaccagcgagttcactctgggaagagaccgttcacctgctctcagtgtgagaaggggttcactGATATTTCCaccctgcggaaacaccagcgagttcacactggggagaggccgttcacctgctctcagtgtgggaaagggttCAGTcaatcatcccacctgcagagacaccagcaagttcacactggggagagaccattcacctgctctcagtgtgggaagggattcactgatttattcaccctgcggagacaccagcgagttcacactggggagagactgttccccagactgttcacctgctctcagtgtgagaagggattcagtcagttatccaacctgcggatacaccagcgagttcacactggggagagaccattcacctgctctcagtgcgggaaggggttcagtcgattatccaccctgtggatacaccagcgagttcacactggagagaggccgttcacctgctctcagtgtgagaagggattcagtcagttatccaacctgcagacacaccagcgagttcacactggggagaggccgttcacgtgctctcagtgtgggaagggattcagagtttcatcccagctgctgaaacaccagcgagttcatgagtga